The following are encoded together in the Hydractinia symbiolongicarpus strain clone_291-10 chromosome 14, HSymV2.1, whole genome shotgun sequence genome:
- the LOC130625783 gene encoding uncharacterized protein LOC130625783, with protein sequence MFNQVFLKFMALSSLFSFVFTLRCFQCSTSAQNCNEKQRKVYCQSHGHACLTLTYSYKDYDDSIRYYSEKKCVPPDSFNCKSYCDGHRSHYCEAQCCRKNLCNERNNSSLKQPLSFVDIFTFLALYHACVHLVISNP encoded by the exons ATGTTTAATcaagtgtttttaaaatttatggcattatcttctttattttcttttg TGTTCACTCTTCGATGTTTTCAATGCTCTACATCCGCACAAAATTGCAATGAAAAGCAACGAAAAGTATACTGCCAATCACACGGACATGCATGCTTAACATTGACGTATTCTTACAAAGATTATGATGACTCGATACGATATTATTCTGAGAAAAAGTGTGTACCACCTGATTCTTTCAACTGCAAGTCATACTGTGATGGACATCGTTCGCATTATTGCGAG GCACAGTGTTGTAGAAAGAATCTCTGCAATGAACGAAACAACAGCAGTTTAAAGCAACCCTTAAGTTTCGTTGACATATTTACGTTTCTTGCCTTGTACCATGCTTGTGTGCATTTGGTAATATCCAATCCTTAA
- the LOC130625644 gene encoding chromatin target of PRMT1 protein-like: MKTVLLIFLVTAAVLTVHAEKDEEEEYSIQPENQFDVRYHMGNDVDSHDPLLFKRIKRKIRKGVRRIRRKVRKAVRKVRRGIRRVRKVGRKIRRGIRRVRKVGRKIRQGIRRVRRFRIRQKQNDFIRRRGRGRGRGKGRGRGRGRGRGRGQGRGGGRRGRGRGRGRGRGRGKGRGRGRRGRFHG, translated from the exons ATGAAAACTGTGTTGCTAATTTTTCTTGTCACAGCTGCTGTTTTAACAG TTCATGCTGaaaaagatgaagaagaagagTACAGCATTCAGCCAG AAAATCAATTTGATGTTCGATATCACATGGGAAATGATG TCGACAGTCACGATCCACTACTGTTTAAAAGAATCAAgcgaaaaataagaaaaggcGTGAGAAGGATTAGAAGAAAAGTTAGAAAGGCGGTGAGAAAAGTACGGCGAGGAATTCGACGAGTGAGAAAGGTTGGTCGCAAAATAAGGCGAGGAATTCGACGAGTGAGAAAGGTTGGTCGCAAAATAAGGCAAGGAATTCGCCGAGTTCGTCGGTTTCGAATACGTCAAAAACAAAACGATTTTATTCGAAGAAGAGGCAGAGGCAGAGGAAGAGGAAAAGGAAGAGGCAGAGGCAGAGGCAGAGGACGAGGCAGAGGACAAGGTAGAGGTGGAGGCAGACGAGGCAGAGGCAGAGGTAGAGGCAGAGGTAGAGGCAGAGGGAAAGGAAGAGGAAGAGGCAGACGCGGGCGTTTCCATGGTTGA
- the LOC130625113 gene encoding G-protein coupled receptor family C group 6 member A-like yields the protein MEIQHFAFILSLVTTRINTLSKKLCKIGEIDEKRGEVYVIAIFSSWLSANKFPLMKEPYLHSLAVRLNVQRRNIGFITYNICENKEALLTILLTLTLDKKFRMSLNTPGGRFPSRKIPEYEKNKKSNILIVLGYLPETMIKLAADILLPTEIPFSSTKQYSIFPDVKHSHPRFLTVFGDGEPYNHILRLIDHFKWKNIGLVNLNARNENFVLSLNKTFTALATKVDNNCVSSIQLDINDDFSHITQILNSDTSINVVVVWGNDEALQKFLNIVKNVENKTWIVLGKPYFVHDKLKFINTRIIDGLFILVDNYETLAPESLTKLVSKLTWSEKEGWLKRHFDNRLKEESEFGLFTVAEKSLFTHLYRIIRAFTVNYLKGNIEKVHLKGFEKVRNSVIFYNVNYTGLNRWGKTKMEEKQFLSTEIPNDLYWPQNSNSPTISKCYHKSCPPGFESKFNYLLQNETLWGIAHGWSCRKCKDGHFKETDSIKACTRCKGVTLSLDDGTGCYDPYINKFVKFKSMSSVLSLILACIGGSITIFIASVFFKYRNTPCVKSTDTFRTLFQLFISIVFYPFFFFLAIAKPSAITCTCIPFYVGASFTVTYAITLAKTQKLLFAFQAKVKLSSTQVLLSKATEMAIVGVAVLIQTSLFTVTLVQRPIQVTQSLNEKKLKRDIFCNSYYHLHVQVGFLLILSIICNVQAFRARTLPQNFNEAKYIVYATLVTNLCFVVMFILYYGQHDQISKTYVNIFGLLFVNLLFIPFLYGYKVYIILAKPEQNTVEAFHKEMMANMRENNLSRRRHFISASSLLNFPSDM from the exons ATGGAAATTCAGCATTTTGCTTTTATCTTGTCACTTGTTACAACACGCATTAACAcgttgtcaaaaaaactttgcaaAATTGGAGAAATTGATGAAAAAAGAGGTGAAGTTTACGTTATTGCAATATTTTCATCATGGTTATCTGCTAATAAATTCCCTTTAATGAAGGAACCATACCTCCACAGCTTGGCTGTTAGATTAAACGTTCAAAGAAGAAATATCGGTTTCATCACCTACAATATTTGCGAAAATAAAGAAGCATTGTTGACTATACTACTTACACTTACGcttgataaaaaatttagaatgtCCTTAAATACACCAGGAGGACGCTTTCCGTCAAGAAAAATACCCGagtatgaaaaaaacaaaaaatcaaatattttgatAGTTTTAGGTTACCTTCCAGAGACAATGATCAAGCTGGCTGCTGACATATTATTGCCTACCGAGATTCCATTTTCTTCTACCAAGCAATATTCTATTTTTCCTGATGTAAAACATTCCCATCCACGGTTCTTAACAGTTTTCGGAGATGGGGAACCTTACAACCATATTTTAAGATTAATTGACCATTTTAAGTGGAAGAACATTGGACTCGTCAATCTCAATGCtagaaatgaaaattttgttttgtctttaaacaaaacatttaCCGCACTTGCCACAAAAGTAGACAATAATTGTGTTTCCAGCATTCAACTGGACATCAATGACGATTTCTCTCATATTACTCAAATTTTAAACTCAGATACAAGCATAAATGTCGTGGTTGTATGGGGAAACGATGAAGCcttgcaaaaatttttaaatatcgtCAAAAATGTCGAAAACAAAACTTGGATTGTTCTTGGAAAGCCATATTTTGTACATGATAAATTGAAGTTTATTAACACTAGAATTATCGatggtttatttattttagtcgaCAACTATGAAACTTTAGCCCCGGAATCCCTTACGAAACTTGTTTCAAAGTTAACATGGTCAGAGAAGGAAGGTTGGTTAAAACGTCATTTTGACAACCGTTTAAAAGAAGAATCAGAATTTGGTTTATTTACAGTAgctgaaaaaagtttatttaccCATCTGTATCGCATAATAAGAGCATTCACGGTGAATTATTTGAAAGGAAATATTGAGAAGGTGCATTTGAAAGGATTCGAAAAAGTTCGAAATTCTGTCATTTTCTATAATGTTAATTATACTGGTCTTAACAGATGGGGAAAGACCAAGATGGAGGAGAAACAGTTTCTATCAACTGAAATTCCTAATGATTTATATTGGCCTCAAAATTCTAACTCGCCGACAATATCAAAATGCTATCACAAATCCTGCCCTCCTGGTTTTGAATCTAAATTCAATTACCTTCTTCAAAATGAAACGCTTTGGGGTATTGCGCATGGATGGAGTTGCCGCAAATGTAAAGACGGTCATTTCAAAGAAACCGACAGCATAAAAGCTTGTACTCGATGTAAGGGAGTGACGCTTTCTCTTGATGATGGCACCGGTTGTTATGATCCATATATTAACAAATTTGTTAAGTTCAAAAGCATGTCATCAGTTTTGTCATTGATATTAGCATGCATTGGTGGAAGCATCACAATCTTCATTGCGTCAGTGTTTTTCAAATATAGAAATACTCCATGTGTGAAAAGCACAGATACGTTTAGGACCCTTTTCCAATTATTTATTTCAATTGTATTTTAcccattttttttcttccttgcAATAGCAAAGCCGTCCGCCATAACATGTACGTGCATTCCATTTTATGTGGGTGCCAGCTTTACAGTAACCTATGCAATAACTTTAGCAAAGACTCAAAAGTTGTTATTTGCTTTTCAAGCCAAGGTAAAACTTTCAAGTACGCAAGTTCTTTTGTCAAAAGCAACAGAAATGGCAATTGTAGGTGTAGCTGTCCTAATACAGACATCTTTGTTTACTGTGACATTAGTACAACGACCAATTCAGGTTACCCAGAGTTTAAACGAAAAAAAGTTGAAGAGAGATATATTTTGCAATTCATATTATCATTTGCATGTCCAAGTTGGTTTCCTCTTGATATTAAGCATCATATGCAATGTCCAAGCATTTCGAGCTAGAACGTTACCGCAAAACTTTAACGAAGCAAAATATATTGTTTATGCAACATTGGTCACTAATTTATGCTTTGTTGTCATGTTTATCCTATATTATGGTCAACATGACCAAATAAGCAAAACATATGTTAACATATTTGGACTTTTGTTTGTAAATCTTCTGTTTATTCCGTTTTTGTACGGATATAAAGTGTATATTATTTTAGCTAAGCCTGAACAGAATACTGTGGAAGCATTTCATAAAGAAATGATGGCCAACATGagagaaaat aaCCTTAG TCGTAGAAGACATTTTATATCTGCTTCTAGCTTACTGAATTTTCCCAGCGACATGTAG